The Pseudorca crassidens isolate mPseCra1 chromosome 3, mPseCra1.hap1, whole genome shotgun sequence genome includes the window TAAGCGGAGGGCTTGCAGGCTAGCGGACAGCGCTGAGTCCAGTTCACGCTCGCCTGCCGCCCTCGAGGGGCGTTTGCGCgggctgggggggcgggggcagaagCCTGTGGGGGGTCGGGGAACTGCGCAGAATCCACCGTGGGGAGGAAGCCAGCGATTTTCCTCCAGATCAGACCTTCTGGCTGCCAGCGAGCTGGGCTCTGCCGTGGTGGGGGAACCGGGTTTCTGGGCGAAGCCAGGGGTCCGCAGGACCCTACGGGAGGCCGGGGAGGCTCACATCCTCCCGCACCACCCCTAGGCCCTTCCTTGCAGCCTCGCCTGGGGTCTTCGTCCTGCTAAGCACTTCCCTCTCCCTGAGCCGCACTCACGGGCTGCGAGCATCTCGGCaggtccccgcccctccccccccggAGGCGGAGTTAGGAGGCCGCAGCGTCAAGGAGGGCACCTCACTCCCGCCCAGGAGAGGCTGAGGGCAGCGACGGCCCCGCATCCCTTCCCCACCAGGGCACAGTTCCAGGGAACTTGGAAGTTTAAAGGTTATTCGTATCTAGCCAAAGAAACTTTTACTTTCTCAAAATTCTGGAGTCTGGCAATGGGAGAGAGTTGAAAAGTTTGGGGTCTCTCATCGCCTTCTATTCGGGAACTCAACAGAATCCTGTAAGTTTACTGTgactatctttttaaaacaatggcTTTAAGTCTTGGGCTCTGCAAGCAACTCCAGTGAGGATTCTGCGTCAGcagccctccccactcctgccctcgGGGATGGGCAGCTTTCCTCTTCCAAGTTTCCAAATCCCTAGGTTTCAAATGCGTTCATTTTGCAATGCAAACACCATCACTCGGTTTTATTGGTTTTGTTATATTAGCCTCTGAAGCAGGCAATTATCGGTGtgaacatacattaaaaaaacataattttatcgAGTTAAGAGTGTGCAATAGTGTAAACTCGGTGGAAGTGTTGTTGGTGAAAAGTATGCGCGGAGGATGGAATCGGAAGGCCAGCAGGCTGAGGAGTCTTCACAAGGAACGGCGGCAAAGCCTCAACCCAAAGCAGACAGGTACACAGACAGGCCTCGGAACGGAAACGTCTTCTGTGTGTAAACTTTTGCACGTAAACTTTTTGCTTCAGGGTGTTTCCCTGCTGCTCTGACAGCAGCCCTATCCTGCTCGGTCCCCGAGTTTGGCACGGCCGGGAGGACTCCTGTCCGGGTGCTCCGGGGGCTTGTCCGTGGCCCCGGGAGCCCGAGTTCAGATCCTCCCTCCAGGGTGGGTTGGCGACCTGAGCTTTGCCGAGCTCTTGCCTCACTTTGGAAACTCGGTAGAAAAAAGAGTTGGAGCCTGCAGCCCGAGCGCCGGCTGCCTCCTCACCCAGGCAGGCGGCCAGCTAGGCGCAGAAGGGCTTGCCGCCGGCCTTGGGCGTGGCTAGCAGCTCCTTGGCTGCGCCGGAGGCGGGGGCATCTTGGGGCGCAGCGGGCGGGAAGGAGCGCGCCAGGGGCGTCGTCAGCACGTTGGCGCCCCCCGCCAGCGAGCGGCCCAGCGGCCCCGGGTCCAGCAGGGCGCCCTTGGCGCTGGCCCAGGCCTGGTTCAAAGTGCTGTGTCTGAGGATGGGGTCGTGGAAGACCCCGTCCACCCAGTTTCTGAGACTGGTTACCGGGGAGTCCTGGTGCCTGTCCAGGGCACCGGCGGGAGCCGGGGTCGCAGGCGAGGAGGAGGCGGGCGCCGAGGAGGGGGCCGCAGGGCCAGGGGGGCCATGGCGCTTGAGCATGCACGAGGGAAACTCAGTCTGGCCGAGGGCGGTGGCGGCGGCCGCGGTGGCCGTGTGTGCCAGGGACCAGATGCGCGGCTTGGCCTCGAGGCCCGCCGACGCCCCCGCTGGAGCAAAGCCCAGCTTGGGCTCGCAGGCCTGCGGGCCAACCCCCGCGCCCGCGCCCGCCTGGTGCTCCGGCCGAGCCGCCGTGCTCCGGAGGCAGCTCCGGGCCCTCTCCAGGTCCTGGTCCAGAGTGGCCCCACCCCCGGCGGCCAGGGGCATCCGGAGGGCGCCCGGAGCCTCCTTCCCGGGGGCGCTGGGGCCGTCTGGCACGGTGGGGACTCGATCCAGGCCTCCATCCAGGGGTTGGAAGGGCGGCTTCAGCTCGCACTCTGGGGGCTCCCCCTCCAGGGGGTCGAAGTCCTCCAAGTCGCTGAGCTCCAGATCCTTCTCTTTGTCTGTGGGCTCTGCCAGGAGATAAAGAGTGACCAGTGGAGGGAGACGGGATGGCAGGTTAACGGAAcccccttcctcactccaagGACCTGGTTACGGGCCCACCTGGGAGCTAGGCAAAGCACCTGCGCCCTTATTCTACCTCCCATCTCCTCAGAGGCTCCCAAACGCCTACACGGACCTAGCTGATTTCAGCCTCATATCAAAGGCAGCAGGGGCTAGTGTTTCGAACGTGATTTTGGGTCTTTGAGCGTGCTCCCAGCTCACTGCCACAGGACCCCTCGTGCACAGGGCTTCACACACTCGGGGCCAGGGCATTAATTTGCCGCCTAGGCCCAGGAGTTTGCCCCGTTCCGAAAGGAACCAGCGAGAAGCCACAGGGAGGCGACATCCCCGCATCGCCAACGCCCCCCCAAACGCACCTGCACCTTTGGTGCTCTTGAGGGGCTGCGCCCTGGCTTCCTCCTcgcccccctcttcctcctcgcCCTCCGCGTAGGGCCGCTTCTCATCCGCACACTTGTTCCTCGGCGGCCACGTCATCTTGTTCTCCTTCTTGAGGCGCCGGCGCGCGTTGGCGAACCAGGTGGAGACCTGCGTGAGGGTCATCTTGGTGATGATGGCCAGCATGATCTTCTCGCCCTTGGTGGGGTAGGGGTTCTTGCGGTGCTCCTGCAGCCAGGCCTTGAGGGTGCTGGTGGTCTCGCGCGTGGCGTTCTTCCGCCGCGTGCCGCTGTCCATGGTCCCGTACCTGGAGACAGGCTGGGCAATGGGGCGCCGGCAGCGGCCCCTGCGCCGCGGGCAGGCGGCCAGCGCCAGGCCCACGCGGCTGCAGTCCCGGTCGTGGAGGTGTGTTTATGGTGGCAAGACCTGGGTTTTACCCAGGCAGGCACTgccttttaatgtttatatttgaTTAAACGTAGATGGAGCCAGAGAGGTCTctgtgggtgggggaggagcgCGGGCGCGAGGCCCGGCCAGGTCTCCGTCTGTCTACGTACACCTATGTCTCTTTGAGTTCCTTTATCGGGCCCCGGAAACCACACTGCAGCGAGAGCTTTGGGAGTCCGGACAGACGGcgtgggggcggggaaggggagatGGGATGCCTTTATACCCTGGCGGCGGCTTGCTAGGAGGCCGGGATGGTCCTAACCCAAGGTCAGCCGGACGTGACCCGAGCAATGCCCCTCCTTCTGCCGCCCAAACTTTCAGTGGGGGCGTGGCGCTagtaggggcggggcttggtgCTCCGTGAGGGAGGGGCAGTGAGGAGGGGTGAGATCCCTCACCTGTCGTAGGGGTACTGGCCCAACGCCGGCTCGTAGGGGTAGTAGGCTGTGGCCGCTGCTGGAGCGAGGCTCGCATGCGCAGATCCCGGTGCGTCCTTGGAGTCGAAGCTGTTCTGTAGGAGCCGGTGAGCCTGGGGTCGCAGCTTCCCGGATGCGACCCAGCTCGAGCCCCTCCCCTAGGATCACTGGCTCCTGCCTCACTCTCACAGACCACTGGGCCGCCccccatcctccccacccccatctgcaTCACGCATTCCCAGAATCTGCCTCGGGCTCAGGCAGCGAAGGAGCCCCAAGACGTGGAGTGAGGAGGAGCAGAGTTGGGGGGTGTTGGGGGAATAAGGGACAGGAGAAGGGGAATGGGGGGAGGATAGGGGGAGGGAcggggaggatgggggagggacggggaggatgggggaggatgggggagggaagggggagaatgagggagggaaggggaggatgggggagggaaggggaggatgggggagggaaggggaggatgggggagggacggggaggatgggggagggacggggaggatggggggagggaaggggaggatggggggagggaaggggaggatggggggagggacggggaggatggggggaaggacggggaggatggggggagggaaggggggatgggggagggaagggggatgggggagggaagaggggatggggaagggaagggggatgggggagggaaggggaggatgggggagggaaggggaggatgggggagggaagggggatggggagggaaggggggatagggagggaagggggatgggggagggaagggggaggatgggggagggaaggggaggcaaGGAGGTAGGGGGAGAGATGGGGGAGCGACTGGGGGACAGCAGAGGAGGAGGGTGAAGGAGGGAACGGGGGTGGTgacaggaggggaggagagaagtgagggggagggaggaagagggcgACTGGGAGGAGTGAGGGACAGGGGACCCAGGGGACCCAGCAGGCTGGAGCGAGCTCCGACAGAACCAGACATCTGACCCCAACTTAACAGCAAgcagaaaacaataaatacattGAATACAACGGTCCACCTGCCAGGACACCCCCACCCTGGGGATGATGGGGCTCCGAAGGACCAAGCTAGGCGGCTCAAAGTCGAAGGTGTGCTTCTCCCAACCCCCTTGCCTCCAGAGTGCGGGGAAAGTGAGTCTGGCAGATCGAGGGGTAGGGGCATGTGCGGCAGGGATTAGCTTTGACAAACACCCCCTCCCCTTACCAGCGAGTAAAAGGCAGACGCCTCAGAACCGTAGGTCACGTAGTTGCCGTAGCCCTGCGAGCCGCCGTAGGGACCCCCATAGACGCCAAGCGCCGCCGCTGAGTTCAGCTCGTGGCGCGCGGTGGCCAGCAGCCGGCTCTCGTAGACCGGGCAGTAGACGGGCGCCTGGGCTGAGGCAGCCGGCCTGGAGTCGGCCAGCGTGCGGCCACCGGATTCGCAGCACGTGCTCAGGGAGTTGGTGGTCATCAGGAACTGTGGAGAGAGGAGCCGCGAGGAAGGGCGGGGCCCCCGGGCGCGAGGCTGCTGCCCTGGACCTCAGTCGGCCCCACGTGCAGCCCAGGAGCGCGCACCCCGTGTCCTCGGTGCTCCCGCCATCCACAGCGGGCCGCGCGTTCCTTCCCGTGGCGAGCTTGTGCTCCTGGCCTCCTCCAGCCACATGGGGCCCAGCCCGACCTGGCCCGGAATGTTCACACCctccccggggtggggggtgttggTTTCCAAGGCCGCAGGGCTCACGCCCTCTTGTACACGTCTATCCTG containing:
- the IRX4 gene encoding iroquois-class homeodomain protein IRX-4 isoform X1 — protein: MSYPQFGYPYSSAPQFLMTTNSLSTCCESGGRTLADSRPAASAQAPVYCPVYESRLLATARHELNSAAALGVYGGPYGGSQGYGNYVTYGSEASAFYSLNSFDSKDAPGSAHASLAPAAATAYYPYEPALGQYPYDSRVGLALAACPRRRGRCRRPIAQPVSRYGTMDSGTRRKNATRETTSTLKAWLQEHRKNPYPTKGEKIMLAIITKMTLTQVSTWFANARRRLKKENKMTWPPRNKCADEKRPYAEGEEEEGGEEEARAQPLKSTKGAEPTDKEKDLELSDLEDFDPLEGEPPECELKPPFQPLDGGLDRVPTVPDGPSAPGKEAPGALRMPLAAGGGATLDQDLERARSCLRSTAARPEHQAGAGAGVGPQACEPKLGFAPAGASAGLEAKPRIWSLAHTATAAAATALGQTEFPSCMLKRHGPPGPAAPSSAPASSSPATPAPAGALDRHQDSPVTSLRNWVDGVFHDPILRHSTLNQAWASAKGALLDPGPLGRSLAGGANVLTTPLARSFPPAAPQDAPASGAAKELLATPKAGGKPFCA
- the IRX4 gene encoding iroquois-class homeodomain protein IRX-4 isoform X2, whose protein sequence is MSYPQFGYPYSSAPQFLMTTNSLSTCCESGGRTLADSRPAASAQAPVYCPVYESRLLATARHELNSAAALGVYGGPYGGSQGYGNYVTYGSEASAFYSLNSFDSKDAPGSAHASLAPAAATAYYPYEPALGQYPYDSRVGLALAACPRRRGRCRRPIAQPVSRYGTMDSGTRRKNATRETTSTLKAWLQEHRKNPYPTKGEKIMLAIITKMTLTQVSTWFANARRRLKKENKMTWPPRNKCADEKRPYAEGEEEEGGEEEARAQPLKSTKEPTDKEKDLELSDLEDFDPLEGEPPECELKPPFQPLDGGLDRVPTVPDGPSAPGKEAPGALRMPLAAGGGATLDQDLERARSCLRSTAARPEHQAGAGAGVGPQACEPKLGFAPAGASAGLEAKPRIWSLAHTATAAAATALGQTEFPSCMLKRHGPPGPAAPSSAPASSSPATPAPAGALDRHQDSPVTSLRNWVDGVFHDPILRHSTLNQAWASAKGALLDPGPLGRSLAGGANVLTTPLARSFPPAAPQDAPASGAAKELLATPKAGGKPFCA
- the IRX4 gene encoding iroquois-class homeodomain protein IRX-4 isoform X3, coding for MSYPQFGYPYSSAPQFLMTTNSLSTCCESGGRTLADSRPAASAQAPVYCPVYESRLLATARHELNSAAALGVYGGPYGGSQGYGNYVTYGSEASAFYSLNSFDSKDAPGSAHASLAPAAATAYYPYEPALGQYPYDRYGTMDSGTRRKNATRETTSTLKAWLQEHRKNPYPTKGEKIMLAIITKMTLTQVSTWFANARRRLKKENKMTWPPRNKCADEKRPYAEGEEEEGGEEEARAQPLKSTKGAEPTDKEKDLELSDLEDFDPLEGEPPECELKPPFQPLDGGLDRVPTVPDGPSAPGKEAPGALRMPLAAGGGATLDQDLERARSCLRSTAARPEHQAGAGAGVGPQACEPKLGFAPAGASAGLEAKPRIWSLAHTATAAAATALGQTEFPSCMLKRHGPPGPAAPSSAPASSSPATPAPAGALDRHQDSPVTSLRNWVDGVFHDPILRHSTLNQAWASAKGALLDPGPLGRSLAGGANVLTTPLARSFPPAAPQDAPASGAAKELLATPKAGGKPFCA